The genomic DNA GTTTCGGAGGATGGACGGACGGCGACGCTGCTGGTGCAGATGGCCGCGCGCGACGACATCGACGCGGTGCGCGGCGACATCCTGGACCGCATCCGCGCGGAGGTGGCGGCGACGCTCGGCGCCGCGGGGCGGCCGGCGCACTTTGCGGGCATTGGCGTGCTGTACGATGCGCTGAACCGGCAGACCATCAAGGACAGCGGGTTCTACCTGGGCATCGCGTTCCTGGTGATGGGCGCGCTGCTGTGGGTGGCCCTGCGCCGCTGGCGGGCGGTGGCCATCGCGCTCATCCCGCCAGTGGTGGTCTCGTCCGTGACCACGGGGCTGTTCGTGCTCACCGGGCGGCCGTTCACGCAGGTGACCAGCATCCTCCCCATGCTGGTGCTGGTGATCGGCCTGTCCGACGCCATCCACCTAGTGGGCCACTACTACGCCGAGCGGCGGACGGCGGGATCGCTCGACCGGGATGCGCGGCGCGAGCTGGTGGCGCGCAGCGCGGCCTGGGTGGCGCTTCCCAACTTCTTTACCGCCATCACCACGGCGGCCGGGTTCCTGGCGTTGGCAAGCTCGCGGATGCCGGCCATCCGCGACCTTGGAATGTTCGCGGCCATCAGCATGCTCATCCTCTGGGTGATGACGCTGCTGGTCGGCACGGCGGCGCTGGCCATTTGGGACGTGCCGCCCCCACCCGAGCGGCCACAGGGCGATCGCCTGGACCGCGCGCTC from Longimicrobium sp. includes the following:
- a CDS encoding efflux RND transporter permease subunit; the encoded protein is MPPHSRLYRILKLVATRPRTTLLALLVAVAPFVAAGAALKPDNSLSVWFVDDDPALVRYREFVREFANDEVVAIAYRAPGDALAADEAQLQRRTADRLRRIDGVQLVTAPAILADSLGTWAQARAYLQKAGLVSEDGRTATLLVQMAARDDIDAVRGDILDRIRAEVAATLGAAGRPAHFAGIGVLYDALNRQTIKDSGFYLGIAFLVMGALLWVALRRWRAVAIALIPPVVVSSVTTGLFVLTGRPFTQVTSILPMLVLVIGLSDAIHLVGHYYAERRTAGSLDRDARRELVARSAAWVALPNFFTAITTAAGFLALASSRMPAIRDLGMFAAISMLILWVMTLLVGTAALAIWDVPPPPERPQGDRLDRALAALSTHVTRRRWSVLVWMTIITAILLAGAARVRADTY